A part of Chanos chanos chromosome 9, fChaCha1.1, whole genome shotgun sequence genomic DNA contains:
- the LOC115821340 gene encoding scavenger receptor cysteine-rich type 1 protein M130, producing the protein MWALLLLLHVSSIQARERLILRGGSSPCVGRLDVYHDRQWGVVGHTDWNKHNGEVACRTLGCGNLTKVNPGYRYDQDLPDKVWMDKVSCRGHETNLWDCSFPGWGAINSKRDIQLGLNYDGQRDQCAGLVEFSTPNGKINVCHENNPTWADKVCEALKCGKAQEGPGDEIVSGEGLTLKTMRCDNVEKFLWQCVRLTETESCTRPAYVICRSGDNVCAGYIEVQDSSKASEWVPLCQANLSSVPSPDNLCSMMNCGASVSMEPEQCNGTGNVMLTCTDHVKPVLMTKGTETKCYGNIFVKQRNSKTLGVCFGSSKEKAEKLGKVVCGELGCGEVVFTGQGEITQSGWMSNVQCQGQEASMWHCLAKHERRRAKRCQTTNIICEKSVNVRLRDGFGSCSGRVEVELEGSWWSVDLTGWTQKNTDVVCTAVKCGKAQEYDSKLFIDGSRPTLQWELTCDSSSNSIHQCIKLPKRKPQPKDYVKVICEEEAVVYLQGDSACSGEVRIRSGGKHYRLSGSLDTWHNRTASVVCKQMQCGALSSLNRSPGIGSDAQLWKISYNCSSGDESLGSCSKIDSATQNTSEIATVQCTGEVKVSLKGEHCAGKVEVCRNGVCGGICNKIWTKEQSQMVCQNLNCGDFITNQSFSTGDKTVKFSSVYCAPNISSLSQCNFVPNDGSSCTNNPVYVTCTDSVKVRLQDPRDSCAGKVELFYSGQWLPVCKDSLDENAQNTICKVLECGSLADYTDVRYGDLPAIGLGQVTCKKDADSISGCNLKDIAGPKQGCNIGRLNCTDEPVVNLTHKCFGEVMINGMKVCGEHWDNEMAAAVCHEKGCGNSISFEKVSSRGGKAPHFHCTGQENKLRQCGSVNANCKSFVSVVCDDSIEFRLTEKCGGVLQIWYKNEWEHVCPLNGEQKEVADKLCKELKCGNSSQSTSEDYAYVPPTPPPPVNLIVGVTLGLLLVLVALAILFWQRKRLLFILRSACGTEDDVDVETNHEMKSIESDDKGSLMRKGSDFETDDYEDIDSSMIKNSEMEPKTQVSTSAPDEEEEGDHEDSSGTEYDDIDDQAIEESSLLQANRDDSTAPQLPMRPAELLDGVSCGAELQESQDDYDDAETSFQVVSDATEGYSNSDRGMNPVDSSLMNPEEDYLQPDQEE; encoded by the exons CTA gagagAGGCTGATTTTGAGAGGGGGGTCTAGCCCATGTGTGGGACGTCTGGACGTCTACCATGACCGGCAGTGGGGTGTGGTGGGacacactgactggaataaacaTAACGGCGAAGTGGCGTGTCGAACTCTGGGATGTGGGAATTTGACTAAAGTTAATCCAGGCTATCGGTACGACCAAGACCTCCCTGACAAAGTCTGGATGGATAAGGTTAGCTGCAGGGGACACGAGACCAACCTGTGGGACTGTTCGTTCCCAGGCTGGGGAGCCATTAACAGTAAAA GAGACATTCAGCTGGGTTTGAACTACGATGGACAAAGAGACCAGTGTGCAGGACTTGTGGAGTTTTCAACACCAAATGGGAAAATCAATGTTTGTCATGAAAATAATC CCACCTGGGCCGATAAGGTGTGCGAGGCTCTGAAATGCGGCAAAGCTCAAGAGGGCCCAGGAGACGAAATCGTTTCTGGGGAAGGTCTGACTCTCAAAACCATGCGATGTGACAACGTGGAAAAGTTTTTATGGCAATGTGTACGGTTGACAGAAACAGAGTCGTGCACAAGGCCTGCCTACGTTATCTGCCGCA GTGGAGACAATGTTTGCGCTGGTTACATTGAGGTCCAGGACTCCTCAAAAGCATCTGAATGGGTTCCTCTATGCCAAGCGAACCTAAGCAGCGTGCCAAGTCCTGACAACTTGTGCTCGATGATGAATTGTGGAGCAAGCGTCAGCATGGAGCCAGAACAGTGCAATGGTACAGGAAACGTAATGCTCACCTGTACAG ATCATGTCAAACCGGTACTCATGACCAAGGGGACGGAAACAAAATGTTATGGGAACATCTTTGTGAAACAGCGTAACAGCAAGACTTTGGGAGTGTGTTTTGGGAGTAGCAAAGAGAAAGCTGAGAAACTGGGAAAGGTGGTGTGcggagagctgggctgtggagAGGTGGTGTTCACGGGGCAGGGAGAGATTACCCAGTCTGGCTGGATGAGCAACGTTCAGTGCCAAGGCCAAGAGGCCTCCATGTGGCACTGCTTAGCCAAACACGAGCGTAGACGTGCCAAGAGATGCCAAACGACCAACATCATATGTGAAA AGAGCGTGAATGTTCGCCTCAGAGATGGCTTCGGATCATGCTCCGGAAGGGTTGAGGTGGAGCTTGAAGGATCGTGGTGGAGCGTGGACTTGACGGGCTGGACCCAGAAGAACACTGATGTAGTATGTACCGCGGTAAAGTGTGGAAAGGCACAGGAATATGACAGTAAGCTGTTCATCGATGGGAGTCGGCCAACGTTGCAATGGGAACTAACGTGTGACAGCTCCTCTAATTCCATCCACCAGTGCATCAAGCTACCAAAGAGAAAGCCGCAACCAAAGGACTATGTAAAAGTCATCTGTGAAG AGGAGGCAGTCGTGTACCTGCAGGGTGATTCAGCGTGCTCAGGGGAAGTAAGAATCCGGTCTGGGGGGAAACACTACCGGCTGTCGGGCTCTTTAGACACATGGCACAACAGAACAGCCTCGGTGGTGTGCAAGCAGATGCAGTGTGGCGCTTTGTCTTCATTAAACCGTTCCCCAGGCATTGGATCTGATGCCCAACTGTGGAAGATCTCGTACAATTGTTCATCAGGTGACGAATCCCTTGGCAGTTGTTCCAAGATTGATTCAGCAACTCAGAACACAAGTGAAATTGCAACAGTCCAATGCACAG GGGAGGTGAAGGTGAGTCTGAAAGGGGAGCACTGTGCAGGTAAAGTGGAGGTATGTCGAAATGGAGTTTGTGGAGGCATTTGTAACAAAATCTGGACTAAGGAACAGTCTCAAATGGTGTGTCAAAATCTGAACTGTGGAGATTTCATCACAAACCAGTCGTTTTCAACTGGCGATAAAACTGTGAAATTCAGCAGTGTGTACTGCGCTCCAAATATATCCAGTTTAAGCCAGTGTAACTTTGTTCCTAATGATGGCTCCTCCTGCACCAATAATCCAGTCTATGTGACTTGCACAG acAGTGTGAAGGTTAGACTTCAGGACCCAAGAGACAGTTGTGCTGGAAAAGTAGAACTGTTTTACTCAGGACAATGGCTTCCGGTCTGTAAGGACAGCCTGGATGAAAACGCTCAAAACACAATTTGCAAGGTCCTTGAGTGTGGCAGTCTTGCTGATTACACTGATGTGAGGTATGGGGATCTCCCAGCAATAGGACTGGGACAGGTAACATGTAAAAAAGATGCTGACTCCATCTCAGGATGCAATCTCAAAGACATTGCTGGGCCAAAACAGGGATGTAACATTGGCCGTCTGAATTGCACAG ATGAACCCGTGGTCAATCTCACCCATAAATGCTTTGGGGAGGTGATGATTAATGGGATGAAGGTGTGTGGAGAGCACTGGGATAATGAAATGGCAGCGGCTGTGTGTCATGAGAAAGGGTGTGGTAACAGCATTTCCTTTGAGAAGGTCTCCTCCCGTGGTGGTAAAGCCCCTCACTTTCACTGCACTggacaggaaaacaaactgCGGCAATGTGGATCCGTGAACGCCAACTGCAAAAGTTTTGTCTCCGTAGTCTGTGACG acagtATTGAATTTCGTCTCACAGAAAAGTGTGGGGGTGTGCTACAGATCTGGTACAAAAATGAATGGGAACACGTGTGCCCACTTAATGGTGAGCAAAAGGAAGTTGCTGACAAACTATGCAAAGAACTAAAATGTGGAAACAGTTCTCAAAGCACATCAGAGGATTACG CCTATGTCCCTCCGACACCTCCTCCACCCGTTAACCTGATTGTGGGTGTTACTCTGGGCCTCCTCTTGGTGCTTGTAGCTCTTGCCATCCTCTTCTGGCAGAGAAAACGTCTCCTCTTCATCT TAAGATCCGCCTGTGGAACTGAGGACGATGTTGATGTTGAGACCAATCACGAAATGAAATCTATTGAGTCAGATGATAAAG GTTCTTTAATGAGAAAAGGGTCTGATTTTGAAACTGATGACTATGAGGATATTGACAGCAGCATgattaaaaacagtgaaatggaGCCAAAAACACAAG TGTCCACCTCTGCTCctgatgaggaagaagagggtgACCATGAAGATTCCTCTGGAACTGAGTATGATGATATTGATGATCAAGCTATAGAGGAATCGTCACTTCTACAGGCAAATAGGGATGATTCCACTGCTCCACAACTTCCAATGAGACCTGCTGAATTACTCG ATGGGGTCAGCTGTGGAGCAGAGCTTCAGGAGTCACAGGACGACTATGACGACGCAGAGACATCTTTCCAGGTGGTGTCCGATGCAACTGAGGGCTATTCCAACTCTGACAGAGGCATGAACCCTGTAGACTCCTCACTCATGAACCCAGAGGAAGATTATTTGCAGCCCGACCAAGAAGAGTGA